ACGTGGCGTGCTCATGCCGCATGCGAGTGCATACCTACAGCTGTCTAACAAAGAGCCGTGAGGGCCTGCAATCCCCCGCGTTTTTCCGCCACGCGCAACGGCATTGCATTGGCTTTCTCCTTAAGAGTCTCCACAGCCCCTCAGCTCCGCCCCCGCCCACCCCGCGGCCCCCTTGCCCGCGACCTGTGGCGGCCTGCCGTCCAGGCGTCAGACGCACAGAATCGCGCCGGAgagagcgaccgcgcggcagacgggACGCCCATCCATCGAATGGGGAGTCGACGGGACGCCCATCCACCGGAGGGGGAGTAGACGGGACGCACCTCCACGAGACTCTGGAGCTTCGCTTGTACAGGCAAAAGCGTCGGCGCGGACCGCCCCAGCTCGTGCTGCatccgctgcagcagcttcttcgcATTCTTTTCCACGGCGTTCATCGACACctgcgagaaaaaaggaaggGATCAAAGCCAACGCACGgggcggagctcgcgcgaTAAAGACAAaccgcgcgctgccgtgTCACTCCACTGGCTCCAGCCGGTCGGGCAGCGGTGAGGGAGACCGCAGTGTCGCCGGGGGCagccgcgggagaggagaagcgcggcgggaACCCCAGGGAGGGCAACAGAGGctcagaagacgacgccgccggagagtgcgccgaggcgcgcgcactAGGCCGCCCGACGACCCCAGAAAAGCCCCTGGGAATGCCACAGCCCCGATAAAGCCGACGTCCGAAGGGAGAGACGGAGACCTCGTCCATCAACGCATCGTTACGAGAACGCCAGATCCTCGGCTGCCTCGGCACATAAGCTCCTTCATTCTAAACACCGATTCCGGGTGCCGCCGACGCCACATCACGCAGGCCGAAACAAAGTCCGCGGGCTGAGATTCGGTGTAGGCACTGTGTTTTTCGCACTttgcctcgctgtctctggcCTGCCGGCATGCTTACAGGTGACTGCAACGCGCGCGTCACTGCCTCAGCTTGCTTCTTGTCTGTTGCGCCCTcacggcggctccgcgcgctgcttccgTCTCGCAGGAgtctgcctccgctctctgttCCTCTAcccgctctccgcgtttcAGCACCGCAGAGTTTTCCAGCCCTggcgcctcgaggaggcgacccCGCTCTGCATGTCCACTGCAGACCGCCCTGAGAGAAACACCAGACACGCCCATACGCGCCAAGGTTTCAGACACACGTGAAAAACATGAGAAAAACATGAATCCACAAAGGCGCAAACTCGGCGGGTTCCTCTTGCGAAAAACGCGAGGATGCGCCGCTGTCCGAACGAAGCCTAACGCCGGCCGATACAGTTCTGTGCATGCAAGTATATATGCGGTCGCGCTCCCCAAATGTATTGCATGGGCAAATACAATGCCTTgcatacatatttatatgcatattCATGCATCGGGACAACTATCCCGATGGCTGGAAGTGAGGCGTgttgcgtcgccgctgtgATTAAGCTTCTTCACGCAGAAGTTTCCTGACGTGCTCGCCTGGGCGGGCTCTAGCGACGTGTCAAGCTCAACTGCGAGAGCGTCTCCGCACACACTGAAGTCCAGAACCTACGCACTGTTCACAACGCGCTACATGACTCCACGCCGCGAAAAGTACTTTTCTACATGTTGCATTCGTCGCTGCGACACGAGGCATCCATCCACGATTCGCTTCAAGGAACAGCGAACCATTTGGCGCTGGCGTTGTAGCCGCGCAGCAACTCAAAATGTATTCAACTGAGGGCGAACAGCGGGACCCTTCGTGGCAAACACACATGCGATTACGCAGAGAGGCCCTTTCTATCCTGACTCGCCTCCATATTGACGGCTTTTCTTTGCGACGtacgcgcgtcgccgtcatCGCTCTCAAGAAATCCGTTTTCCCTGGAGATGCCTCCCACTGTGCTTCGGCGCgtcttttcgttttttcccTGCCTCTGCTTACTGCCTCTCCACTCAGACGCGTCTGGGCGCTGTGGCAACTCGCTTCCAGATGGCGCTGGGCTGTCGGCCTGCTTCCCTGGCGTgtcgctgcgagggcgcctgTCCGCGGAcacagcgacagcggccTGCCTGCGGTTCTCATCGCGAGAAGTCTAGCACGATGAGTTccgtcctctgcgggcgtcgtgacgcgcctcgcacgcggcgaagaagatagcgagcgcgcgcgcgagagagacgtcTCCGGTCTCACTGAGGCGACTGGCTTCTCGACTTCGcagcttcgtcttctctcaaACAAAGTGACAGCCCCCGAGCCCCCGtagcgcagaggcgaggcgtgTCGGCAGTTTTGCCTCCCTGTCTCGCGAAGCTTCTCAGCTTTCAAAACGCCTctcggcgtgcgcagagagTCCTCAGTctcttcggcctcctcgcccccgGCCGCCCTCGAGGTCGACCCCGCCGCCGGTTGTGCCTTCCGGAGACTCGGCGAGACCGCAGCCTCCCTcgtgtcttctcgcgccgcacACCTGACTGAAGGAACGTAggaggcggcctctgcagtcgccgtctccgccgaggccgccccATTACGCCGCGCCATCGACTTGTAAAGCAGCAACAGGTTTTGAGGCATGTGCTTGTAGAGtctcctctcgtcttcctgaGAGAGGCCTGTCAACGCCGTTGGTCTCTGGCCTGCGTCCTGGCTCGTCCCCTCCGAGGCGAAGCCTTGCGAgactcgccctcgccccagagacagccgcggcggctcggtGTCTCCGCATGTTATCTCTGGTCTGCCCTCCAACGCGTTTGCCTCCAttcgcgagggcgcgagagactgcTGGGCGTCCCGCCGGCGTTTcagctcgccggcgcggacttctctgcgtcgcacagcctctgcgcgctctgccgctgcggtcgcTTCGCGGACgtctctcgcccgcgtcggcgagacgcgcctggagtctgcgccgtcctcgtgccgcctgcggcgcgcggaggggctgcaggcgaggcagccgtCCAGGCGGGTCGAGTACGCGTagggcgaggaaggactcgccgacgacgacgccgatgCCAATGCAAGAGACGTCGTGTGGGTGGCCTCGCGGAACGGCCGAAGTCTCTCATGCGAcaacgccgcgggcgaggcttGCACCGGCGAGTCCGAGGGGGTGCtggggaggcaggcgacgcactGAGAGTGCGGAGGGCCGTgtcgcgagaggaaggcggctAGCGCTGCGAACTCGCTCGGGTCCCGCCGCCGGGGAGTCGCTCCGGCGtcgtgcgccgcctgcagactgcgcagccgcccctctcgcgcctggcggaggtctctgcagcaggcgcgctcgcgcgggggGCGTTTACGGCTGAGGGtgggaggaggcgaaccgGGACCTTGGAGCGACCGCGCCTCGGACGAGCCGCCTGCAGGGAGAGACTGCGAGCGTCGgactcgccctcgtctggcggcgtcgccccccgcgcctgccttGTCGCGTTCGCGTGAGTTGCCGCCTTTGCGCGGTGTTTCCGCAGTGGCGGAGCCGTGTCCGGAGGCCGCCCCacacgaggaggccgcggaggctgggggagctccgcgccgcagcccacgGGAcaggtcgcgcgccgccgtgcgCGGCGCAACGAGGAGCGTCTTCACAGCCGGACGGGCGTCACGCGCAAGGGCAGCCAcggccgacgacggcgtccgcggcgactcgcgcgacgccttccCCGCCTGCGGCCCTGCCGGCGCCACCTGGCGCCCCGCGCGTTCTGcgggggcgcgcgcgcgcagtggAGACGGATCCGGCGAACGGGAAAggccgcgcgaaggagacacgcgggAGGGACGAAGCGCAAGCGTCGCCGAGGGCGTCCGCGGGGAAGGAAGCGCAGAaggggagagacagccgGGCGAAGCGACCGGAGGGTTCCTTGAGGGCGTGcatcgctgccgcagcgcccgcagagcaTCTCGGCTCTGAAGGCCGAAATGAGCACaaagcgcgaagaagagacacacaAGAAAGGGCGAAATGAAGCACCGTCCGCGCGACATGCGGACACGGGCGCAGGGGTACTAATTAAAAATGCAAAAAAGTCTTCGTGCATTCAGCAGTTCAAAAAACGGGTACCTACGTGCCCGCCTCAGCCTGTCTGCAACGCGAAAGGAAGCCGCGGTAGCAGTCCTCCTCATCACCTGTTTTGCCGTCCTGTCTGCCTGGGCGGAGGGTGCCGCGTCTAGAGTGGTCGATCGGAGGGCTAAACCCTAGGCCCTAAGCAAGCCATTGACGCAAACATGAGGCGCAGCACACCGGAGAACCGTCCCCGTTTCTGCCAGTACCTGCTCGAGAGCTTGCTCGTATCCGTCGATCTGTTCCATTCTCT
Above is a window of Besnoitia besnoiti strain Bb-Ger1 chromosome Unknown contig00007, whole genome shotgun sequence DNA encoding:
- a CDS encoding uncharacterized protein (encoded by transcript BESB_073420), yielding MSRGRCFISPFLVCLFFALCAHFGLQSRDALRALRQRCTPSRNPPVASPGCLSPSALPSPRTPSATLALRPSRVSPSRGLSRSPDPSPLRARAPAERAGRQVAPAGPQAGKASRESPRTPSSAVAALARDARPAVKTLLVAPRTAARDLSRGLRRGAPPASAASSCGAASGHGSATAETPRKGGNSRERDKAGAGGDAARRGRVRRSQSLPAGGSSEARSLQGPGSPPPTLSRKRPPRERACCRDLRQAREGRLRSLQAAHDAGATPRRRDPSEFAALAAFLSRHGPPHSQCVACLPSTPSDSPVQASPAALSHERLRPFREATHTTSLALASASSSASPSSPYAYSTRLDGCLACSPSARRRRHEDGADSRRVSPTRARDVREATAAAERAEAVRRREVRAGELKRRRDAQQSLAPSRMEANALEGRPEITCGDTEPPRLSLGRGRVSQGFASEGTSQDAGQRPTALTGLSQEDERRLYKHMPQNLLLLYKSMARRNGAASAETATAEAASYVPSVRCAAREDTREAAVSPSLRKAQPAAGSTSRAAGGEEAEETEDSLRTPRGVLKAEKLRETGRQNCRHASPLRYGGSGAVTLFERRRSCEVEKPVASVRPETSLSRARSLSSSPRARRVTTPAEDGTHRARLLAMRTAGRPLSLCPRTGALAATRQGSRPTAQRHLEASCHSAQTRLSGEAGGLQWTCRAGSPPRGARAGKLCGAETRRAGRGTESGGRLLRDGSSARSRREGATDKKQAEAVTRALQSPVSMNAVEKNAKKLLQRMQHELGRSAPTLLPVQAKLQSLVEQLVAGCSERDDRVRHLVQLLCVSQKAASPPLSPSLCSPRQSGRLAQSRAQAPAAAVARRSTPGVRLSSRHPGGRTTMPAALEASRQWSPMKQNCY